A single genomic interval of Rosistilla ulvae harbors:
- a CDS encoding EF-hand domain-containing protein → MNSTLRLIAISGILTFASTVSAQPPGRGGPPGGSPVEMIGQLFDRADTNRDGSVTKQELSVAMQAMQSMRGGQRRGNPQGGPGGPPPQAGFGGGEMTQQPPGQEGHHGPPSRPGQVIPDFVIQSLGLSDRQTKQLTALQSTVDKRLAAILSDEQMAALQQPPHGHGAPGEEADGRPQRPQ, encoded by the coding sequence GTGAATTCAACGCTTCGCCTGATCGCTATCAGCGGCATACTTACATTTGCAAGCACCGTCTCCGCACAGCCACCGGGCCGCGGTGGGCCCCCCGGTGGATCACCCGTCGAAATGATTGGCCAGTTGTTTGATCGCGCCGACACGAATCGAGACGGCAGCGTGACCAAGCAGGAACTTTCCGTCGCCATGCAAGCGATGCAGTCGATGCGTGGGGGACAACGGCGAGGCAATCCGCAAGGCGGTCCCGGCGGACCGCCTCCGCAAGCTGGTTTTGGTGGTGGAGAGATGACGCAGCAACCGCCGGGGCAAGAGGGGCACCACGGACCGCCGTCGCGTCCCGGCCAAGTGATCCCCGATTTTGTCATTCAATCGTTGGGCTTGAGCGATCGGCAGACGAAGCAGCTGACGGCGTTGCAGTCGACTGTCGACAAACGGCTCGCAGCGATCTTGAGCGACGAGCAGATGGCCGCGTTGCAGCAGCCGCCTCACGGCCACGGCGCTCCGGGCGAAGAAGCCGACGGGCGCCCACAACGGCCTCAATAA
- a CDS encoding DUF3565 domain-containing protein yields MLLRRSMQQPIIGYHTDEEGDWVAQLGCGHNQHVRHTPPWMNRPWVTTAAGRAGMIGHLLQCKKCDEGAAADARPEAK; encoded by the coding sequence ATGCTTCTGCGACGATCGATGCAGCAACCGATCATTGGATACCACACCGATGAAGAGGGCGATTGGGTCGCTCAGCTAGGCTGTGGTCACAACCAACACGTTCGCCATACGCCGCCGTGGATGAATCGCCCTTGGGTGACAACCGCCGCGGGCCGCGCGGGGATGATCGGTCATCTGCTGCAATGCAAGAAGTGCGACGAAGGGGCTGCAGCCGATGCGCGGCCCGAAGCAAAATAG
- the sugE gene encoding quaternary ammonium compound efflux SMR transporter SugE: MAWLYLVIAGLLEVAWAIGLKQTEGWTRLVPSMITVVLMIASFYFLSHAIKEIPLGTGYAIWTGIGAVGTASLGILLFGEPATAVRIACIGLIIGGIVGLKLAA; encoded by the coding sequence ATGGCGTGGTTGTATTTAGTGATCGCTGGCTTGTTGGAGGTCGCGTGGGCGATCGGATTGAAGCAGACCGAAGGTTGGACGCGGCTTGTGCCCAGCATGATCACTGTCGTGCTGATGATCGCCAGCTTCTATTTTCTGTCGCATGCGATTAAAGAGATTCCGCTGGGAACCGGTTACGCGATCTGGACAGGGATCGGCGCCGTTGGGACGGCATCGCTGGGGATCTTGCTGTTTGGCGAGCCGGCGACGGCGGTCCGAATCGCCTGCATCGGGCTGATCATCGGTGGAATCGTTGGACTTAAATTGGCAGCGTAA
- a CDS encoding ECF-type sigma factor → MKRDVTRILSAIHDGDRQAASELLPLVYEELRKLAASKMNQEKSGQTLQPTALVHEAFLRLVGGETPREWDSRGHFFAAAAEAMRRILIDNARRRGRDKRGGDYVRHELHEESAFVDAEDFDDLLALDDALNKLALEDTELAKLVELRYFTGLTIEETAQVLGQSTRTVKRHWAFARAWLQREINA, encoded by the coding sequence GTGAAGCGCGACGTCACAAGAATCTTGTCGGCCATCCACGATGGAGATCGGCAAGCGGCCAGCGAGCTGTTGCCCTTGGTTTATGAAGAGCTTCGCAAGCTGGCGGCTAGCAAGATGAATCAGGAGAAGTCGGGGCAAACGCTGCAGCCGACGGCTCTTGTTCACGAAGCGTTTTTGCGGCTTGTCGGTGGCGAGACGCCACGAGAATGGGATTCGCGAGGTCACTTCTTTGCAGCGGCCGCCGAAGCGATGCGTCGGATTTTGATCGATAACGCGCGGCGACGGGGCCGCGATAAACGGGGCGGTGACTACGTCCGCCACGAACTGCACGAAGAGAGTGCTTTTGTCGATGCCGAAGATTTCGACGACTTGTTGGCCCTCGACGATGCGCTCAATAAACTGGCCCTCGAAGACACCGAACTGGCCAAACTGGTCGAGCTGCGTTATTTCACGGGGCTGACGATCGAAGAGACGGCGCAAGTCCTGGGGCAGTCCACGCGAACCGTCAAACGCCACTGGGCCTTCGCCCGCGCCTGGCTGCAACGCGAGATCAATGCGTAG
- a CDS encoding histone deacetylase family protein, whose product MTILYYDPIFMEHLTGDHPERGGRILPAVRNLNFLALDSACKRPAWESVSKDRLFYVHQHKYIEALQQMAETGGGLIDTDTVVSPKSYEVALKATGAVCDAVCRVVAGEDKTAFCLIRPPGHHAMPDHGMGFCLFNNIAVGARVATNELGIERVLIVDFDVHHGNGTQAMFWEAADVGYYSMHRSPLYPHTGAADEIGVGPGEGTTMNLPVALGTPREEQLETFTASVHAFADKIKPQLVMVSAGFDAHKEDPIGSLGLESEDFRTLTHVLLDVANKHSDGRLVSVLEGGYNAEAMAECVPIHLEQLLEA is encoded by the coding sequence ATGACAATTTTGTATTACGATCCGATTTTCATGGAACACCTGACGGGCGACCATCCCGAACGGGGCGGGCGGATTTTGCCCGCGGTGCGCAACTTGAACTTTCTGGCTTTGGATTCGGCTTGCAAGCGTCCGGCTTGGGAATCGGTTTCGAAAGACCGGTTGTTCTACGTCCATCAACACAAATACATCGAAGCGCTGCAACAGATGGCCGAGACCGGTGGCGGGTTGATCGATACCGATACCGTCGTCAGCCCGAAGTCTTATGAAGTCGCATTAAAGGCGACCGGAGCGGTTTGCGACGCGGTCTGTCGTGTTGTCGCCGGCGAAGACAAGACGGCGTTTTGTCTGATCCGGCCGCCAGGACATCACGCCATGCCCGACCACGGGATGGGGTTTTGCCTGTTCAACAACATTGCCGTCGGCGCCCGCGTTGCGACCAATGAACTTGGAATCGAGCGGGTGCTGATCGTCGACTTCGACGTCCATCACGGCAACGGAACCCAAGCGATGTTCTGGGAAGCCGCCGACGTTGGCTATTATTCGATGCATCGATCTCCCCTATATCCGCACACCGGCGCGGCAGACGAAATCGGCGTCGGCCCCGGCGAGGGAACGACGATGAATCTGCCCGTCGCCTTGGGAACGCCGCGCGAAGAACAACTGGAGACGTTCACCGCCAGCGTGCACGCATTTGCCGACAAGATCAAGCCACAACTGGTGATGGTCAGCGCCGGCTTCGACGCTCATAAAGAGGATCCGATCGGATCGCTGGGGCTCGAGAGCGAAGACTTTCGAACGTTGACACACGTGCTGTTGGACGTCGCCAACAAGCATTCCGACGGCCGATTGGTCAGCGTTTTAGAAGGCGG
- a CDS encoding YitT family protein has translation MIVSAGLLYAIALKYFVLPSKVILTGSEGIAAALSYYFENYSLFIVLYLVFQAALLAFAFARVGRTFALRSLIVVGTVVLALAGLPELQFASPEPQNERIILVIFGGLLAGFAKALAFKNRGSTGDEDILGAYFAMKYLKPVGSIAIFAAVGSTAFGLGMELLKHGHIESVVNTLMYTCIYIFASAETLNNLYHKFKITMLVIITRNQEAIGEAITATSAHRTYTVQPGIGGHSGESFWMVRTIITQEELPHLVDAVEESDPSSFHYNYDIEGISRRYYITPIS, from the coding sequence ATGATTGTGTCAGCCGGTCTGCTGTACGCGATCGCGCTGAAGTATTTTGTTCTGCCATCAAAAGTAATCCTGACGGGCAGCGAAGGGATCGCGGCGGCTCTCTCTTATTACTTCGAAAACTACTCGCTGTTCATCGTCTTGTATCTGGTGTTCCAGGCGGCGCTGTTGGCGTTTGCATTCGCTCGCGTCGGTCGCACCTTTGCGCTTCGCTCGCTGATCGTTGTCGGCACGGTTGTGCTGGCGCTCGCCGGATTGCCCGAATTACAATTTGCCTCCCCCGAACCTCAAAACGAGCGGATCATCCTGGTCATCTTCGGCGGCCTGTTAGCCGGCTTCGCCAAAGCGCTGGCGTTCAAAAATCGCGGCTCCACCGGCGACGAAGATATCCTGGGGGCCTACTTTGCGATGAAGTATCTGAAGCCGGTCGGATCGATCGCGATCTTTGCCGCCGTCGGTTCGACAGCCTTTGGCCTCGGGATGGAGCTGCTGAAACACGGGCACATCGAATCGGTCGTCAACACGCTGATGTACACCTGCATCTACATCTTCGCGTCCGCCGAGACGTTGAACAATCTGTACCACAAGTTCAAGATCACGATGCTGGTAATCATCACCCGCAATCAAGAGGCGATCGGCGAAGCGATCACCGCCACATCGGCACATCGCACCTACACCGTGCAGCCAGGTATCGGTGGCCACAGCGGCGAATCGTTTTGGATGGTACGGACGATCATCACGCAAGAGGAACTTCCGCACCTGGTCGACGCTGTCGAGGAATCCGACCCAAGCAGCTTTCACTACAATTACGATATCGAAGGAATCTCGCGTCGTTACTACATCACGCCGATCAGTTAG